From a single Candidatus Melainabacteria bacterium genomic region:
- a CDS encoding ammonium transporter, with product MEISTGDTAWMLTSAALVFLMSPGLAFFYTGLVRRKNALNTLMMTCVAISTGALIWMLLGYSLAFAPGNAILGGLTFALFNNVGSTPIAYASTIPALVFALFQGMFASITPAIISGAIVERMKFTAYLLFLSLWSLIVYAPVAHWVWGEGGWIRSLGALDFAGGTVVHVTAGIAALVCAWLLGARHDHRRAALVPHNVPFVLLGSGLLWFGWFGFNAGSALAANGIAALAAINTNIAAAAAMLTWLVVESVRSGKPTAVGAATGTVVGLVGITPAAGFVYPWAALLIGVLTAVVSFAVLQLRSKTALDDTLDVFACHGVGGMCGALLTGIFAAKAVNPAGADGLLYGNAHLLVVQLMAVSATVVYTGVFSALLVAFVRMVMPIRAGLREELEGLDRHAHGEEAYHDASAIGALGGAVLVRLDNVKATPERLINQSF from the coding sequence ATGGAAATTTCTACGGGCGACACAGCCTGGATGCTTACTAGCGCTGCCCTTGTCTTTTTGATGAGTCCCGGGTTGGCATTCTTTTACACCGGGTTGGTGAGGCGCAAGAATGCACTGAACACTTTAATGATGACCTGCGTTGCCATTTCAACTGGCGCGCTGATCTGGATGTTACTGGGTTACTCTCTAGCATTTGCACCGGGCAACGCTATTTTGGGTGGTTTGACATTCGCTCTCTTTAACAACGTCGGTAGCACGCCGATAGCATACGCAAGTACTATTCCTGCCCTCGTGTTTGCATTGTTTCAAGGCATGTTTGCTTCGATCACGCCTGCCATCATATCTGGTGCGATCGTCGAGCGCATGAAGTTTACGGCATATTTGCTCTTTCTTTCGTTGTGGTCGCTCATCGTCTATGCGCCCGTGGCACATTGGGTTTGGGGAGAAGGCGGTTGGATCAGAAGTCTGGGCGCGCTCGATTTCGCAGGTGGCACAGTCGTGCATGTAACCGCTGGTATAGCGGCGCTAGTCTGCGCCTGGCTGCTTGGGGCTCGTCACGATCACAGACGTGCTGCACTGGTGCCACATAATGTTCCTTTTGTTCTGCTGGGTTCGGGATTGCTCTGGTTTGGTTGGTTTGGTTTCAATGCCGGCTCGGCCCTCGCCGCCAACGGAATAGCAGCTCTAGCTGCCATAAATACCAATATTGCCGCTGCCGCCGCCATGCTAACCTGGTTGGTCGTTGAAAGCGTGCGCAGCGGTAAACCGACCGCGGTAGGTGCCGCCACCGGGACAGTAGTCGGTTTGGTTGGTATCACGCCGGCCGCAGGTTTTGTTTATCCCTGGGCGGCTCTTCTGATTGGCGTTCTCACAGCCGTTGTTTCATTTGCCGTTTTGCAGTTGCGTTCAAAAACTGCTCTTGACGATACACTCGATGTCTTTGCCTGCCACGGTGTTGGTGGCATGTGTGGCGCACTGTTGACCGGAATTTTTGCCGCTAAGGCGGTGAATCCTGCCGGTGCAGATGGTCTTCTCTACGGTAATGCTCATCTTCTCGTTGTGCAGCTGATGGCTGTGTCTGCAACCGTTGTCTATACGGGCGTATTTTCTGCTCTACTTGTTGCTTTCGTGCGAATGGTTATGCCTATACGCGCCGGGCTGAGAGAGGAGCTAGAGGGGCTTGACCGTCATGCACATGGCGAGGAGGCTTACCACGATGCCAGTGCCATTGGTGCTCTTGGTGGCGCCGTGTTGGTCAGGCTCGATAATGTCAAGGCAACTCCTGAGCGCCTGATCAACCAGTCGTTCTAG
- a CDS encoding P-II family nitrogen regulator, protein MKMVTAIIRPERLQDVKTGLFREGITGMSLSTVLGHGGEQDTVEQYRGSAVVFEFVEKVKIEIAVPNDLVDKTIDTILRSAQTGVVGDGKIFVQSIERVVRIRTGDEDNHALLPIPLTLQTQSVDPA, encoded by the coding sequence ATGAAGATGGTCACTGCCATCATTCGCCCCGAGCGATTGCAAGATGTCAAAACAGGATTGTTTCGCGAGGGCATCACGGGGATGTCGTTGAGCACAGTGCTCGGACATGGTGGTGAGCAGGACACGGTAGAGCAATATAGAGGCAGCGCCGTAGTTTTCGAATTCGTCGAAAAAGTAAAAATCGAAATTGCTGTTCCCAATGATTTAGTCGATAAGACTATCGATACAATTTTGCGCTCCGCACAGACTGGTGTGGTCGGCGATGGAAAAATTTTCGTTCAATCAATTGAGCGCGTCGTACGGATTAGAACGGGGGATGAGGACAATCATGCCCTTCTTCCTATTCCGTTGACTTTGCAGACTCAGTCTGTGGACCCTGCTTAA